Proteins encoded within one genomic window of Companilactobacillus sp.:
- a CDS encoding P8 family protein → MTEILNDADIAKEPEILNTPMKDAFDWSDDKTDVRDAIWDNFMENNNHSTDKTVEAMKPFLDMSEDDVRDYVEKNLKK, encoded by the coding sequence ATGACAGAAATTTTAAATGACGCAGACATTGCAAAGGAACCTGAAATTTTGAATACACCAATGAAAGATGCATTTGACTGGAGCGACGACAAGACCGACGTTCGTGATGCAATTTGGGACAACTTTATGGAAAACAATAACCATAGCACAGACAAGACTGTTGAAGCTATGAAGCCATTTTTGGATATGAGCGAAGATGACGTAAGAGACTACGTTGAAAAGAATTTGAAAAAATAA